The following are encoded in a window of Naumovozyma castellii chromosome 8, complete genome genomic DNA:
- the CWC23 gene encoding U2-type spliceosomal complex subunit CWC23 (ancestral locus Anc_1.92): MSTEFDQIIKDGVNLYSVLEIPTEPRAKELSKILPTDIKKRYRTLALKYHPDKHPNEPEIVHKFYQLSVATHILTNEALKKRYDTWLIRHSETLLKRDNKERKELIEKLNEKEKLNERKNQYDLNDIQRYGETLRKLKYFQLPYGDWKHLEMNFKATKEAQDKQPSKIKHKFYNSSTLKVYLTLNELTIPELKEYFKRAFQVDSIYDLYASSRNNGYYKEEGEMVMYVVFDSPLISKKVLDAWNSNDGANREDKTNNIKMLQVTPLIRVSLYNPRAGDDR; this comes from the coding sequence ATGTCAACTGAATTTGATCAGATTATAAAGGATGGGGTCAACTTATATTCAGTATTAGAAATTCCTACAGAGCCAAGAGCGAAAGAACTCTCTAAGATTTTGCCCACTGATATCAAGAAAAGATATAGAACGTTGGCATTGAAGTATCATCCCGATAAACACCCAAATGAGCCAGAAATTGTTCACAAATTTTACCAGTTATCTGTTGCCACTCATATACTTACCAATGAAGCGTTGAAGAAACGATATGATACGTGGTTGATTAGACATTCGGAGACTTTACTGAAAAGAGATAATAAAGAACGTAAAGAGTTGATCGAAAAGTTAAATGAAAAGGAGAAACTAAATGAAAGGAAGAACCAATATGATTTAAATGATATTCAAAGGTATGGTGAGACGTTGAGGAagttaaaatattttcaactACCGTATGGTGATTGGAAGCATCTTGAGATGAACTTCAAAGCTACAAAAGAAGCACAAGACAAGCAACCATCTAAGATAAAACACAAATTTTATAATTCATCTACGCTCAAAGTTTATCTGacattgaatgaattgacTATTCCCGAATTGAAAGAGTATTTCAAACGTGCTTTCCAGGTGGATTCAATATACGATTTGTACGCTTCTTCCAGAAACAACGGATACTACAAGGAAGAGGGTGAGATGGTAATGTACGTGGTGTTTGATTCACCATTGATCTCCAAGAAGGTGCTGGATGCCTGGAATAGCAATGACGGTGCAAATAGAGAGGATAAGACTAACAATATTAAAATGCTGCAAGTTACCCCGCTTATTAGGGTTTCCTTGTATAACCCTAGGGCTGGTGACGATCGTTAG
- the RAM2 gene encoding bifunctional protein farnesyltransferase/protein geranylgeranyltransferase (ancestral locus Anc_2.661), with translation MSPWISCTLDKDKPDMPFNIEDYKDIEPLPITTGLPDELCEIMYTDNYKQIMGIARALVQKKEYSARALQLTSEVIGMAPAFYTIWNYRYDIVKWQMETHSNVPELLNNELSWLDEITLNNPKNYQIWSYRQSILKIHPSPSFKLELPILQMMIDDDTKNYHVWSYRKWCLLLFQDFSNELSYTDTLIQRDVYNNSAWAHRMFVLKSTAPSGNDINDEINYVKEKIELVPQNISVWTYLRGLYEYFRKDVYDEEIIKFAETFTNNVFDLKTLENLPPVESSYAIEFLSFVYSKNEATQYKSITGYKALSEKYDPVRVGLWDHKIKRIQQGNRAI, from the coding sequence ATGAGCCCTTGGATATCTTGCACACTCGACAAGGACAAGCCCGACATGCCATTCAACATAGAGGACTATAAGGATATCGAACCTTTACCCATAACGACGGGGTTGCCCGATGAATTGTGTGAAATTATGTATACGGATAATTATAAACAGATCATGGGTATAGCTCGTGCCTTGGTGCAAAAAAAGGAATATTCTGCAAGAGCCTTGCAATTGACCTCTGAGGTCATTGGTATGGCACCTGCATTTTATACCATTTGGAACTACCGTTATGACATTGTCAAATGGCAAATGGAAACACATTCTAATGTACCAGAACTATTGAACAACGAATTGAGTTGGTTGGATGAAATCACTTTGAATAATCCAAAGAATTATCAGATTTGGTCGTATAGACAATCAATTCTAAAAATACATCCTTCCCcatctttcaaattggagTTACCAATATTACAAATGATGATCGATGATGATACTAAGAACTATCATGTTTGGTCGTACAGGAAGTGGTGTTTGCTGCTATTCCAAGATTTTTCTAATGAACTAAGCTACACAGACACTTTAATACAAAGAGATgtatataataatagtgCCTGGGCTCATAGGATGTTTGTCTTGAAATCAACTGCTCCATCAGGAAACGACATTAACGATGAAATAAACTATGTcaaggaaaagattgaattgGTCCCACAAAATATCAGTGTTTGGACATATTTGAGGGGATTGTATGAGTACTTCAGAAAGGATGTttatgatgaagaaattataaagTTTGCGGAAACTTTCACCAACAATGTGTTTGATTTAAAAACACTAGAAAACTTACCACCAGTAGAGTCTTCCTATGCCATCGAGTTTTTGTCATTTGTCTACTCCAAGAATGAGGCGACGCAATATAAATCGATTACTGGATATAAGGCCTTGtctgaaaaatatgatcCTGTGAGAGTTGGACTATGGGACCATAAGATTAAGCGTATCCAACAGGGAAATAGGGCCATTTAA
- the ATP7 gene encoding F1F0 ATP synthase subunit d (ancestral locus Anc_2.655) → MSLARSASNKLDWAKVISSLKLTGQTATQLSNFKKRNDEARRKLLELQQQPVNVDFEHYRSILKNQEIVWKIETYFKSYKPVTINISKQLETIEKFENYAMDNARETEKLVSSELKSLDETLQNIENARPFDQLTVDDLVKAKPEIDEKVEEMVKKGKWDVPGYKEKFGDMSIM, encoded by the coding sequence ATGTCCTTAGCAAGATCAGCCTCGAACAAGTTAGACTGGGCAAAAGTTATCTCGTCGTTAAAATTAACAGGTCAAACCGCCACACAATTATCTAAtttcaagaagagaaatGACGAAGCTAGAAGGAAATTGTTGGAGTTGCAGCAGCAACCAGTAAATGTAGATTTTGAACATTATCGCTCCattttgaagaatcaagaaattgtatggaaaattgaaacttaTTTCAAATCGTACAAGCCTGTCACTATCAACATCTCAAAGCAATTGGAAACCattgaaaagtttgaaaattaCGCTATGGATAATGCAAGAGAGACTGAGAAGTTGGTTTCCTCTGAATTGAAGTCTTTGGATGAAACTCTACAAAATATAGAAAACGCAAGACcatttgatcaattgaCAGTGGATGATTTAGTCAAGGCCAAACCGGAAATCGATGAGAAGGTGGAAGAAATGGTTAAGAAGGGTAAATGGGATGTTCCTGGCTACAAAGAGAAGTTTGGTGACATGTCCATTATGTGA
- the MCO12 gene encoding Mco12p (ancestral locus Anc_2.658) produces the protein MGLSSIVHYGVDATLIAMLLAAVRHNTGKVFAYETYDFSSILHGYMNWGEYCYNWLLGYVKNSKRFRREIEADGFSNDVVLDYKRDDPPRSERSRISILPRN, from the coding sequence ATGGGACTGTCTAGTATAGTTCATTATGGGGTGGATGCCACTCTTATAGCCATGCTCCTGGCAGCCGTAAGACACAATACGGGGAAAGTATTTGCTTACGAAACATACGACTTTTCCAGTATTCTTCACGGTTATATGAATTGGGGTGAATATTGTTATAACTGGCTTCTGGGTTATGTCAAAAACTCTAAACGTTTTAGAAGAGAAATTGAAGCTGATGGGTTTTCTAATGACGTTGTCCTGGATTACAAGAGAGATGATCCTCCAAGAAGTGAGAGAAGTAGAATCTCCATACTTCCCAGAAATTGA
- the ORC5 gene encoding origin recognition complex subunit 5 (ancestral locus Anc_1.95) produces the protein MIVVNIKRIEDNSTRQKMAQVPGLLFRESQLNLLNAFITDDPSTTASNLVLQGCNGSGKAFTIRKFFEHYHPNALNVWVYPIELVSWRPLLQAVTRLVQKILKSRYPSIHVNQFDPMEVEELYQFVKALHFILNQYNEHIQETTNLFITLDGFDTLFDLDLILLVNFLKLHELLSQDSKVQLKFIYLIEDESFLSKYATYMIPTITFPRYDQNEILEILLLSRGKELMNAKPFQMALKDLDINDDEQFNIMANFIQLITQSFHSYTGNDISALNDLIDSKWEQYISYMNERTIMNPIQLYRASVKLFISTDESLCDDDQEEEFTINERKEQTYDLSIMSKYLLMAAYICSYLGQKYDRNIFSRKTNITRGRGGSGRRKKQEINPRYLQASLFHLERLLAIFQAIYPKELETVSGSLASLGEDNLMRANVEVFQNLAELHSLKLIATTTAKNIDFLNYKVKWKVNVPWEIIEEISNSLDFDIGQYFNAVHE, from the coding sequence ATGATTGTTGTAAATATAAAAAGAATAGAAGACAACAGCACCAGACAAAAAATGGCTCAAGTTCCAGGGTTATTGTTCCGTGAATCGCAATTAAACCTTCTGAATGCATTTATAACGGATGATCCAAGCACAACGGCAAGTAATTTAGTCCTTCAAGGTTGTAATGGATCGGGGAAGGCCTTCACAATAAGAAAATTCTTCGAACACTATCATCCAAACGCATTGAATGTATGGGTATACCCTATCGAATTGGTTTCTTGGAGACCTCTCCTGCAAGCTGTGACGAGACTGGtacaaaaaatattgaagtCAAGGTACCCATCAATCCATGTCAACCAGTTTGATCCTATGGAAGTTGAAGAGCTCTATCAGTTTGTGAAGGCCTtacattttattttaaatcaATATAACGAACATATTCAAGAAACGACAAATCTGTTTATTACGTTGGATGGATTTGATACACTTTTTGACcttgatttaatattattggtAAATTTCCTTAAATTACACGAATTATTATCACAGGACTCAAAGGTTCagttgaaatttatttatttgatagAGGATGAATCCTTTTTATCCAAATACGCTACATACATGATTCCCACCATTACTTTCCCAAGATATGATcagaatgaaattttggaaatattattattatccagaggtaaagaattaatgaaCGCTAAACCATTCCAAATGGCACTAAAAGATTTagatattaatgatgatgagcAATTTAATATAATGGCCAATTTTATCCAACTAATAACTCAATCTTTCCATTCATACACAGGGAACGATATTTCTGCATTGAATGATCTAATAGATTCCAAATGGGAACAATACATCTCATATATGAATGAAAGGACAATTATGAATCCAATACAACTATACAGAGCCTCAGTGAAACTTTTCATTTCTACCGATGAATCATTATGTGATGATGATCAAGAAGAGGAATTTACTATAAATGAAAGGAAAGAGCAAACTTACGATTTATCCATCATGTCCAAATACCTGTTAATGGCCGCTTATATTTGTTCTTATTTGGGACAGAAATACGatagaaatatattttcgAGAAAGACAAATATAACACGAGGTAGGGGTGGCTCAGGGCGTAGAAAGAAGCAAGAAATCAATCCAAGATACCTGCAAGCCtcattatttcatttggaACGGCTCCTAGCAATATTTCAAGCTATTTATCCGAAAGAATTAGAGACTGTGAGCGGGTCATTGGCGTCTTTGGGAGAAGATAATCTTATGAGAGCTAACGTGGAagtatttcaaaatttggCTGAGCTACATTCCTTGAAATTAATTGCAACAACCACAGCGAAGAATATCGATTTTCTGAACTATAAAGTGAAATGGAAAGTAAACGTCCCTTGGGAGATCATCGAGGAAATTTCTAATTCGTTAGATTTCGATATAGGACAGTATTTCAACGCCGTTCATGAGTAA
- the SWD2 gene encoding WD-repeat containing protein SWD2 (ancestral locus Anc_2.657), protein MPLSISKENLQKFKAVKSFKVQDKELSPITSISFDDYGQYLLTASASDNMHLYDAVGCRFLNTIGSKKYGCHSAKFTHAQNECIYSSTMKSFDIRHLNLETNQYLRYFIGHDALVSDIEMSPLNDTFLSASYDESVRLWDLRVSKAQAIVPSVVPHCIAYDPSGLVFALGNPENFEIGLYNVRQLKNGPFLTMKVDPKFSQWNKLEFSNDGKYLLLASSVGKHLILDAFDGSQLFELTGTRAFPLREFMDSGSACFTPDGQFVLGTDYEGSVAIWSHSDSISNRTLKPQASIPAAPNSCPRTIAFNPKYSMFVTADENVDFYVFDEN, encoded by the coding sequence ATGCCTCTCTCCATATCCAAGGAAAATCTACAAAAATTTAAGGCAGttaaatcatttaaagtaCAGGATAAGGAATTGAGCCCAATCACATCCATAAGCTTCGATGATTATGGTCAATATCTTCTCACAGCATCTGCCAGTGATAACATGCACTTATATGATGCAGTGGGATGTAGGTTTCTGAATACGATAGGGTCCAAGAAGTATGGTTGCCATTCTGCCAAATTTACACATGCTCAAAATGAATGTATTTACTCATCTACAATGAAAAGTTTCGATATAAGACATTTGAACCTAGAGAcaaatcaatatttaaGGTATTTTATAGGACATGATGCTCTTGTAAGTGATATTGAAATGTCACCTTTAAATGACACCTTTTTATCAGCGTCCTACGATGAATCTGTTAGACTTTGGGATTTAAGAGTTTCAAAAGCACAGGCTATTGTTCCAAGTGTGGTACCACATTGCATTGCATATGATCCCAGTGGACTAGTGTTTGCATTAGGAAATCCAGAAAATTTCGAAATTGGTCTGTATAATGTTAGACAGTTGAAAAACGGTCCCTTTTTAACTATGAAAGTAGATCCAAAATTTAGTCAATGGAATAAACTagaattttccaatgatggaaaatatttattactGGCTTCATCTGTGGGGAAGCATTTGATATTAGATGCCTTTGATGGATCTCAATTATTTGAACTAACGGGGACAAGAGCATTCCCTCTAAGAGAATTTATGGACTCAGGCTCTGCATGTTTTACTCCAGATGgtcaatttgttcttggAACTGATTATGAAGGTAGTGTAGCAATATGGTCACATAGTGATTCCATTAGTAATAGAACTTTGAAACCTCAAGCTTCTATCCCGGCAGCACCAAACTCATGTCCCAGGACAATTGCATTTAAtccaaaatattccatGTTCGTCACCGCTGATGAAAATGTAGATTTTTATgtatttgatgaaaattaA
- the HCS1 gene encoding ATP-dependent 5'-3' DNA helicase HCS1 (ancestral locus Anc_2.656) produces the protein MNKELAERFLESISHERDQDVEITTQLLNTLPLPKLVATGYAITNLNLENVRTGLAGKLYLELGPDQAIDSEISRGDIKVGDIVVVKPSISHHKKHANPKKHGKHNKDNGTDNNEEVTEDVQCSGVVLKLSEQQITITLEESQEQEATKLYAFNRLHLLKTTNTITYKRMESTMRKLAEFDGVPNNKIVQYLLNERPFIKQTNSDKITFNNPNLNKSQTDAIKFALANDISIIHGPPGTGKTYTLIELIQQLVAKGQRVLVCGPSNISVDTILERLSKALPGNLLLRIGHPARLLESNLSHSLDILSRSGDAGAIVKDIYHDIDKTISDIKKIKSWKDRKEAWRDVKELRKELRVREKKVVNDLILEAKVVVATLHGSSSRELCRIYDQVPHLFDTLIIDEVSQSLEPQCWIPLISHYKSDISKLVLAGDNKQLPPTIKTEDDKKTQLILGTTLFDRLVKHYGDSFKQLLNVQYRMNEDIMEFSSQEMYDGKLLADASVATNVLTDLPGVENNDDTTVPLIWYDTQGDDYIETAEQDEGIISSKFNENEALLVKHHVIKLIESNVPQTAIGIISPYSAQVSLIKKLIREDYPLIEISTVDGFQGREKEVIILSLVRSNDKFEVGFLKDERRLNVAMTRPKKQLCVVGNIECLERSRVKFLKNWAEWSETNSEIRYTDINDL, from the coding sequence ATGAATAAAGAGCTTGCTGAGAGGTTTTTAGAGAGTATCTCCCATGAACGAGATCAGGATGTGGAAATCACAACTCAACTATTGAACACTTTGCCCCTTCCGAAATTAGTAGCAACCGGTTATGCCATTaccaatttgaatttggaaaatgttaGAACTGGGCTAGCTGGTAAACTATACTTAGAATTGGGTCCAGATCAAGCAATTGACTCTGAGATTAGTCGAGGTGATATTAAAGTTGGTGATATTGTGGTAGTAAAACCATCCATATCTCATCATAAGAAACATGCTAATCCCAAGAAGCATGGCAAACataataaagataatggaactgataataatgaagaggTCACCGAGGATGTTCAATGCTCTGGTGttgtattgaaattatcaGAACAACAAATTACAATTACATTGGAAGAATctcaagaacaagaagcCACCAAGTTGTATGCATTTAATCGTCTACATCTTCTAAAGACCACCAATACAATTACTTATAAGAGAATGGAATCAACAATGAGAAAATTAGCTGAATTTGATGGCGTCCCCAATAATAAGATTGTACAATATTTGTTGAATGAAAGACCCTTTATTAAACAAACTAATTCTGATAAAATTACGTTCAATAATCCGAACTTAAATAAATCACAAACTGACGCCATTAAATTTGCACTGGCAAATGATATTAGTATTATCCATGGACCACCTGGGACTGGGAAAACCTACACTTTAATAGAATTAATTCAACAATTAGTCGCCAAGGGTCAAAGAGTTCTTGTGTGTGGGCCTTCTAACATATCGGTGGATACAATCTTAGAAAGATTGAGTAAAGCATTACCAGGAAATCTATTGTTGAGGATTGGGCATCCTGCCAGATTATTAGAATCAAATTTAAGTCACTCATTGGATATCCTTAGTCGATCCGGTGATGCAGGCGCAATTGTGAAAGATATATATcatgatattgataaaaCAATATCCGATATCAAAAAGATAAAGTCATGGAAAGATCGAAAGGAAGCATGGCGTGACGTTAAAGAATTGAGAAAAGAGTTGAGGGTGAGGGAAAAGAAAGTAGTAAATGATTTAATCCTTGAAGCTAAAGTCGTTGTTGCAACTTTACATGGTTCTAGCAGTCGGGAACTTTGCAGAATTTATGATCAAGTCCCACACTTATTTGATACTTTGATTATAGATGAAGTATCACAAAGTTTAGAACCACAATGTTGGATTCCATTAATATCCCATTATAAATCTGATATCTCCAAATTAGTTCTTGCCGGTGACAATAAGCAATTGCCACCAACAATTAAGACAGAAGATGATAAAAAAACCCAACTCATTTTGGGAACCACCTTATTTGATAGACTTGTTAAACATTATGGGGATAGCtttaaacaattattaaatgttCAATATAGAATGAACGAAGATATCATGGAATTTTCATCGCAAGAAATGTACGATGGCAAGTTATTGGCAGATGCAAGTGTGGCCACTAATGTTCTAACTGATTTACCAGGGGTcgaaaataatgatgacaCGACCGTTCCATTAATATGGTATGACACTCAAGGTGACGACTACATAGAAACTGCTGAACAGGATGAAGGAATTATTTCTTCCAagtttaatgaaaatgaggCACTTTTAGTTAAACATCATGTCATAAAACTTATAGAGAGTAATGTACCACAAACGGCTATAGGGATAATCTCTCCATATAGTGCGCAGGtatcattaataaaaaaattgattagAGAAGATTATCCATTGATTGAGATTTCCACTGTGGATGGATTCCAAGGAAGAGAAAAAGaggtaataatattatcgTTAGTTCGTAGTAATGACAAGTTCGAAGTTGGTTTCTTAAAAGATGAAAGAAGGCTGAATGTGGCAATGACAAGACCGAAGAAACAATTGTGTGTTGTAggaaatattgaatgtCTTGAGAGAAGTCGtgttaaatttttaaaaaattggGCAGAGTGGTCTGAGACGAATAGTGAAATTAGGTATACAGATATTAATGatctttaa
- the PUT3 gene encoding Put3p (ancestral locus Anc_2.654), whose amino-acid sequence MDKVSQNLSNNDKNNTEPSSKRRPKSLACILCRKRHIKCSGGNPCARCIKHDLKCEYIEPSKKIVVSLKYLQQLQDSLANMKRENVRLQSLVSRSKTGSPLQGKDDNATLKDENTNEGASRRLPLTGLLQESSQMTEFNNNTVEDRQKTGTAITKKLNTNENGSTSSNMKKNEENVDNEEDETIESTFAQRSGRLVETPNGQLYFVGSSSMTLFGLEIQSMVSKYLSEKKFKPLPVNDGRAHITHTIMKDFSNNQNLSFLSSISEPIEKIEKLKDGTHDIILVLNDAAVSNHDHTIKCKLPSYSYSLLLIDTFLSYNDECFYFFNEGIIKHNLKTFYETDRRSYDDNITEAILCCELLLILALGEMYLGTVNNLNGSKNNEKTNDRFLDGSKLPGSGLFKEASKIFNCLFSSEHLECVTKEGGIEVLLLYAFYLQVADCTVASYFYFGQALRACLILGMHVDAQRDTLTRFELEHHRRLWWTVYMFERMLSSKAGLPLSFTDNTISTELPDDFEMSSPPKGCEYFIFPQAEFLSNCVKIVQINAHILNQLYQRQPESNILPILQRIIAQLLQWRNDLSECCQVDFNVPDLKISRLCANLFTEYFQGINLAIRPLLFHFLSLQLKRFKDDDDYNTYLNLQNYSKSISTLLNCSLQASVNTVRSLWYLLGENKLALFGYMDREYLFTSSCTLLLFNATFGIHEQTSEYLDYTLEIFTKMEKLGNNPAGLRKTQLLTMMLNLDFHGIMKDLISKHTVDDDQQTFREELLPEAVKNTMKYFINPTPAPGDNDNYEIKDDSGTPLRKNSISTTSFSNFLNIPTYQTEPLTAKGNEVIENNGNQLDPTNYVDNEGLQELLDNLDRISSSDNKLWEEISGQAMWLGTAMDPTGAAGTELDVNDFLANLP is encoded by the coding sequence ATGGATAAGGTGTCACAGAATTTAAGCAACaatgataaaaataatacagAACCCAGCTCGAAGAGGCGTCCAAAGAGTTTGGCATGTATTCTCTGCAGGAAGAGACACATTAAATGCTCTGGTGGTAATCCATGTGCCAGATGCATCAAGCATGACTTAAAATGTGAATACATTGAACCGTCTAAAAAGATAGTCGTGtccttgaaatatttacaacaattacaaGATTCTCTGGCCAACATGAAACGTGAAAATGTTCGTTTACAATCACTTGTATCGAGATCTAAGACTGGTTCACCATTGCAAGGAAAGGATGATAATGCAACTttaaaagatgaaaatactAATGAAGGTGCTTCTAGAAGACTTCCACTGACTGGATTACTACAAGAATCCAGTCAGATGACcgaatttaataataatacgGTGGAAGATAGACAAAAAACAGGGACAGCTATTAcgaagaaattaaatacCAATGAGAACGGTAGTACTTCATCGaatatgaagaagaatgaagaaaatgttgataatgaagaagatgagaCTATTGAATCTACATTTGCTCAAAGAAGTGGGAGACTCGTCGAGACACCAAATGGTCaactttattttgttgGATCCTCGTCAATGACTTTATTTGGTCTTGAGATTCAATCAATggtttcaaaatatttatctgaaaagaaattcaaaccTTTACCAGTTAATGATGGTAGAGCGCATATAACGCATACAATTATGAAAGATTTCTCCAATAACcaaaatttatcatttttatcCTCCATTTCTGAGCCTATAgagaaaattgaaaaattaaaagatgGAACACATGACATTATTCTGGTATTAAATGATGCGGCGGTGTCAAATCATGATCATACGATTAAATGCAAATTACCTTCATATTCTTACTCACTTTTGTTGATTGATACATTTCTTTCTTATAATGATGAATGCttctatttctttaatgagGGGATAATTAAacataatttgaaaactttttaTGAAACTGATAGAAGATCGTACGATGACAACATTACGGAGGCTATCCTTTGTTGTGAACTTCTTTTAATCTTGGCTCTTGGTGAAATGTATTTAGGAACGGTAAACAATTTAAATGGTAGCAAAAATAATGAGAAGACGAATGATCGTTTTCTAGATGGTTCAAAATTACCAGGATCGGGACTGTTTAAAGAAGCCTCTaagattttcaattgtCTATTTTCCAGCGAACATCTAGAATGTGTGACGAAAGAAGGTGGTATTGAAGTGTTACTTTTGTATGCATTTTATCTCCAAGTGGCAGATTGTACAGTGGCGTCGTACTTTTATTTTGGACAAGCATTAAGAGCATGTCTAATTCTCGGAATGCATGTAGATGCTCAACGAGATACATTAACTCGATTTGAATTAGAACATCATAGAAGATTATGGTGGACAGTTTACATGTTTGAAAGAATGCTTAGTAGTAAAGCTGGTTTGCCCTTAAGTTTTACTGATAATACCATTTCTACAGAATTACcagatgattttgaaatgagTTCCCCACCGAAGGGTTGTGAATATTTTATCTTCCCTCAAGCTGaatttctttccaattgtgTCAAGATTGTTCAAATCAATGCACATATCCTAAATCAATTGTATCAACGGCAACCTgaatcaaatatattaccTATCTTACAAAGGATCATAGCCCAATTATTGCAATGGAGAAATGATTTATCTGAATGCTGTCAAGTCGATTTCAATGTTCCCGATCTCAAGATTTCTCGGTTATGTGCCAATTTATTTACAGAGTATTTCCAGGGGATAAATTTAGCCATTCGACCGCTATTGTTCCATTTCCTCTCTTTGCAATTGAAACGGtttaaagatgatgatgattataATACGTATttaaatttacaaaattattccaaatcGATTTCcacattattaaattgttcCTTACAGGCTTCGGTTAATACGGTCAGATCGTTATGGTACTTGTTAGGTGAGAATAAACTGGCATTGTTTGGATATATGGATAGAGAATATTTGTTCACTTCCTCGTGCACGTTACTTTTGTTTAACGCTACATTTGGTATTCACGAACAAACATCAGAATATCTGGATTATACATTGGAGATATTCACCAAGATGGAAAAACTGGGGAATAATCCTGCCGGATTAAGAAAGACGCAATTGCTCACCATGATGTTAAATCTTGATTTCCACGggataatgaaagatttaatCTCTAAGCATACAGTGGATGATGATCAGCAAACATTTAGGGAGGAACTATTGCCCGAGGCGGTCAAGAATAccatgaaatattttattaatcCAACACCTGCTCCGGGGGATAATGATAattatgaaattaaagatgatAGTGGTACGCCGTTGAGAAAGAATTCCATTTCCACCAcatcattttccaattttttaaacATTCCAACGTATCAGACAGAACCCTTGACGGCGAAGGGTAACGAAGTGATAGAGAATAATGGGAATCAATTGGATCCCACGAATTATGTGGATAATGAAGGTTTACAAGAATTATTGGATAATTTGGATCGTATAAGTAGTAGTGATAACAAACTTTGGGAAGAAATTTCAGGGCAAGCCATGTGGTTAGGAACAGCGATGGATCCAACTGGAGCTGCTGGAACAGAACTTGATGTGAATGATTTTTTAGCCAACTTGCCGTAA